One genomic region from Rattus norvegicus strain BN/NHsdMcwi chromosome 10, GRCr8, whole genome shotgun sequence encodes:
- the Ace3 gene encoding angiotensin I converting enzyme (peptidyl-dipeptidase A) 3 isoform X6: protein MWAQSWNNILDLVLPYPNKPPEDITKIMKNQHWRPEKMFEEANLFFTSMGMLPAPPAFWMKSMMEKPVDGREVECHTSSWNFYRLNDFRVKKCTEVTIGDLLSIFHQMGHIQYYLQCQNLSIIYQEGASPAFEEAVGSTITLSAFSHKYLLTRGLLSQQHQDSEEEVNFLLSIALEKIAFIPFGYMIDLFRWKVFDGTIQKNAYNQEWWSLRLKYQGLCPPVPRSEDDFDPGAKFHIPANMPYIRYFLSLVLQFQLHEVLCRASGHVGPLHRCDIYNSKVAGKILGDFLKVGSSRPWQEVLKEITGKPNISTKALLTYFKPLLNWLVTENVKQGDILGWPDFSCSFEEKITKKMSFLGMKIEPDQAYLGQWVLLSMSFIMLCLILALGLRLHYLERRSLDSDTVILSTPPYAYFLGIAMEPRQAARKQWLLLGLCFVLMLCCIGLLIKIFIHHTRKPPWMKAEWQS, encoded by the exons ATGTGGGCTCAGTCCTGGAACAATATCCTAGATCTGGTCCTGCCCTATCCAAATAAACCTCCTGAGGATATCACAAAGATCATGAAGAATCAG CACTGGAGGCCTGAAAAGATGTTCGAAGAGGCTAATTTATTCTTTACCTCCATGGGAATGCTGCCCGCCCCACCTGCTTTCTGGATGAAATCTATGATGGAGAAGCCAGTTGACGGGCGGGAAGTGGAGTGCCACACCTCATCCTGGAACTTCTATAGGCTCAATGACTTCAG GGTAAAGAAGTGCACCGAGGTGACCATAGGAGACCTGCTCTCCATCTTCCACCAGATGGGCCACATCCAGTACTACTTGCAGTGCCAGAACCTCTCTATAATCTACCAAGAAGGCGCCAGCCCAGCCTTCGAAGAGGCCGTGGGGTCAACCATCACCCTCTCAGCCTTCTCCCACAAGTACCTGCTCACCAGAGGTCTGCTCAGCCAACAGCACCAGGATTCAG AGGAGGAGGTCAACTTCCTGTTGAGCATCGCCCTGGAGAAGATCGCCTTCATCCCCTTCGGCTACATGATTGACCTGTTTCGTTGGAAGGTCTTTGACGGCACTATTCAGAAGAACGCCTACAACCAGGAGTGGTGGAGCCTCAG GTTGAAGTACCAAGGCCTGTGCCCGCCTGTCCCCCGGTCGGAAGATGATTTTGACCCAGGTGCCAAGTTCCACATCCCTGCCAATATGCCCTACATCCG GTACTTCCTCAGCCTGGTGCTGCAGTTCCAACTCCATGAAGTACTGTGCAGGGCCTCAGGCCACGTGGGTCCTCTGCACCGGTGCGATATCTATAACTCCAAGGTCGCAGGGAAGATTCTGGG GGATTTCCTGAAGGTGGGCTCCAGCCGGCCCTGGCAGGAGGTCCTAAAGGAGATAACTGGAAAGCCCAACATATCCACCAAGGCCCTCTTGACCTACTTCAAGCCGCTGCTGAACTGGCTGGTGACTGAAAACGTGAAGCAAGGGGACATCCTTGGCTGGCCAGACTTCAGCTGCTCTTTTGAAG aaaaaatcacaaagaaaatgtCATTTCTGGGTATGAAGATAGAGCCTGACCAGGCATACCTGGGGCAGTGGGTGTTGCTAAGCATGAGTTTTATCATGCTCTGCCTCATCCTGGCACTGGGCCTCAGGTTGCACTACTTGGAAAGACGGTCACTGGACAGCGACACTGTGATACTTAGCACCCCGCCCTATGCCTACTTCCTGGGCATAGCGATGGAACCCCGCCAGGCGGCCCGAAAACAGTGGCTCCTACTGGGCCTCTGCTTCGTCCTTATGCTGTGCTGTATTGGCCTCCTCATTAAGATATTCATACACCACACCAGGAAGCCTCCATGGATGAAAGCTGAATGGCAGAGCTGA